One window of Microcoleus vaginatus PCC 9802 genomic DNA carries:
- a CDS encoding cupin domain-containing protein: MTTTLLALQSSAIQLRDAIEYPAAGVSSKVLIKDKNCQYNLLCLAAGSEVSEHSSPRNATVNVIEGKGILTLEGKDIVLEPGVFVFLPARALHALKAEQNLAFILTLSEPH; the protein is encoded by the coding sequence ATGACTACTACTCTTTTAGCGCTACAATCTTCAGCTATCCAACTCCGAGACGCAATTGAATATCCCGCCGCGGGAGTGTCGAGCAAAGTTTTAATCAAAGACAAGAATTGTCAGTACAATTTACTTTGTCTGGCTGCTGGTAGCGAGGTTTCCGAACACTCTTCGCCGCGCAATGCCACAGTTAATGTCATCGAAGGAAAGGGGATTTTGACTCTAGAAGGCAAAGATATTGTCTTGGAACCGGGGGTGTTTGTTTTTCTGCCCGCCCGCGCCCTCCACGCTTTGAAAGCTGAACAAAATTTGGCATTTATCTTGACACTTTCCGAGCCTCATTAA